Part of the Lolium rigidum isolate FL_2022 chromosome 6, APGP_CSIRO_Lrig_0.1, whole genome shotgun sequence genome, attgctgaTCGCCGCTAGCTCTCGCTCGAGATTGAGGAAGATTGGTGGTGTGAGAACATAGAGACGGCATGGTGAATGCagccagacgcggtagttcggcgataaatagagggcgaCGTGCGTGAATCCGAGGCGATGGCATTAGCTCGCCGCGTGGAAGTTACGCGTgcggcgaagactgaccggcggcaggttTTTACAgcacgcggaagacgatgcggtgaggacgacgatcggtctttctcgccgacaagtcggggccaccaccgCGTGTGAAGTTTTCTCGGTGTTTCcctcgctttcgtttcgtccggagtctccGAAAGCTCCCCGGATGCCGGGATGACCTGGGCTGCCcgaatggatgaaagcccaaatctaaacgaaaacgaggatccgggggcgcgactgagcATTTTCGTCCATCCGAATGAGAAAGAAAAGTATCCTAGAGGCCTTCCCGAGGAGATGGCTCAAGATGCTCTAAGGGACTAACGGACAGGAAATTATGGAGGTAGGTGGGAGAAATTAAGGAAGGTTTCTGGCTTCTAGGCCGCTCTTGGAAAAAACATGCCGCCCTAGTAATTAAGCCTCCCTTCCCAAAATATGTTGTACAGAATATAACTTTTAGTTAATTAAAATCAAACTTCGTACGAATTGACCAAGTAGAAAAACATCAACATCTATAATAGCAAATGCATAAAACATATTTTGTTCTAATAATATTAATATAATATTGTACATGCTTATATTTTTTTGGTACATACATGGTCAacctttataaagtttgactttgacataACGTTAAAGGAGATTATCTATCCAGATTATCCTGATTTTTAACATCTTGTTACTAGCAAATTAAAATCAAGCTTCGTAAGAACTGACCAAGTAGAAAACAATCAACATCTATAATAGCAAATGCATAAAACATATTTtattctaataatattaatttaatATTGTACATGCTTATATTTTTTGGTACATACTTGGTCAATCTTTATAAAGTTTAGCTTCGACTTAACATAAAAGAGATATAATCTATCCAGGTTATCAAGATTTTTAACATCTTGTTACTAGCTGAGAAATATACAAGTAAGTTTGCAATCTCTTTTATCATCGATCGTTTTGTTCACTTGATCTAAACCTTCATTTTTTGTCGGACATGTAAGTTTTAGGTTAACATTTACGCTGTAAATGGTTTAGGAGATTTACTATGTCGGAAATAATTGttgtttttatatattatttgcataATGGATAATTTAGGTGGCCCGGTTTATTGTGACTACACAAAATGGACAAATCTCGTAGCCCACTTTTTCAGGACCTCAACGTGCGAGGTTTAGCTCTACTAGTTTGCACACAATGTTACAACTGCCAGCCTTCAGCATGCGCACAAATTTGATCAGATTTATGATAGAGCTATTTGATCCTAAAACAGAGATATTCGTCGTACAAGACAAGGCAGGAGCTATAGTTGCAACACCCTGTAGATATAGAATACATATATGGTCTACGTAATGACGGTTATTCTGCTTTCGAAATAATTGATCAAGAATGTCTAGTAAGTAGTACCGGCTAGTTATCTCAGCAACTTTAGTGGAAATCTAGTTATTTCTGAATTGATTGCTGACACAGAGAACACTTCCGATGATGAATTTGTGCGGAAAGTAAAGCTTGTGCTAATTGGCACGGTTCTGACGCCATATGCCCCAAGAACAATCGATAGAGATCACTGCTGTTTAGTGGAGGATGTTTCTAGACTGTTTAAAATTAACTGGAATCACTTCACATTGCGTTACCTCAATAATTTGTCGGCTTACACAAGAGCAGCAAAAGTAAGCCGACAAAAGTAAGCCGACAAAAGTAACGAAATGTGAAGTGATTCCAGTTAATTTTAAACAGTCTAGGAACATCCTCCACTAAACAACAGTGATCTCTATCGATTATTCTTGGAGCATATGGCACCGGAACCGTGCCAATTAGCACAAGCACCGTTTTCCACACAAAGTCATCATCGGAAGTGTTCTCTCTCTGTGTTAGCAATCAATTCGGAAATAACTAGATTTCCACTAGACTTGGTGAGATAACTAGCCGGTATGATCCTTCTACTTACTAAACATTCTTGATCAATTATTTCAAAACTAGAATAACCGTTATTACGTAGACCATATATGCATTCTATGTCTACATGGGTTGCAACTATAGCTCCTGCCTTATCTTGTACGACGAATGTCTCTGTTTTAGGATCAAATAACTCTATCATAAATCTGATCAAATTTGTGCGCACGCTGAAGGCTGAGAGTTGCAACATCGTGCGCAAACTAGTAGAGCTAAACATCGCATGTTGAGGTCCTAAAAAAGTGGCTACGAGATTCGTCCACTTTGTGTAGTCACAACAAACCGGGCCATCTAAATCATCCATTCTGCAAATAGCATATAAAAATAACCATTATTGCCGACATAGAAAATCTCCTAAACCATCTACAGCTTAAATGTTAACCTAAAACTTACACGTACGCCAAAAAATGAAGGTTTAGATGTGGACGAAACGATCGATGATAAAAGAGATTACAAAAGATTGGTATTTTATCAAGATTGGGTAAGCCCGTATACTCACATCAGGATGCTGACTATATGGCTGCTGCCCGCAATTTCCTTCTAGCATCGGACCTTTGCAGTTTTGAGACAACCTATGCAACCAGGCGATCTTGCTTGGCACAGTCTCCTACATCCTAGGATGCATAAAAATGCTGGATTGTCACCATAAATGGACCCACAGTTAATTCAGCTATATCATCAAGTTAAGTGTGAAGAAACAGAAAAGTGAGCACGAGACATACATCACTCGCAGTGGGCCTCTTATAAGGTTCAATGGAAAGAAGATTGAAATTGAATCTTTGGCTGATTAAGCTATTGGTTTCCATGTATACTCCTCAAAACTGAATTCGCCCTAAAAGAAGCACCTAAACAAACGACATCAGATTAAGCTATTGGTTCTTTGTTGAAGCAAGTAACAATTAAAAGTATCCGCATGCATACTGAAGTGCTCAAGTTGTACAAATACACCAATATCTCTGATCCAAATTAGTTGCCGCAGGTTCAATGAACCTAGACAAATTTAGGCAACATTTTGCCTAAATCTCcaacaattaatttggatcggagggagtttTGGTTTTGGTCTCGAGTCTTCAAAACCAAGGTGCCAATTCCTTTTTGAGTGTCCCATAACACAGGCCCCAACTGACCCTACACCCATACCGTCTCATAAGATGAGTATTATTCTCAGTAGAACATGTTATATTCTAGTGGATTGCATGTGAGACAATATTTTCTTTGCATCCTTAGGAATCTCTAGTTAGGTACTGACTTAGACATCGCAAAGAAACTTTCCCGTTAAAAGTTTGGACTGGAGATAAGACAAGTCGAAATTCAAGTGGCATTTGCAGACAATTAAAAGGTGGAAGCATGGAGACATGAATAAAAAGAAAACTACCAATTGTATCGCCAATGCAGAACATTTTCCACAGATGCTAGTTCAGAGGAGTACTTACTTACAGGATCCTTTGCTGTTTTTCTCTTTTAGTTGGGGCATGGAATGGTGGGCATCTGAAGCACTATAAAAATGAGAGCCTGAGGAATATGCTGCacaaatcaagcaaggagaattaTCATGAGAAAGGATTACCAACATACCCGAATAAGAGAATATACAGAATCACCCCACAGACCACATATCACTTGCAGCCGAAACCTCTTGCCTCGAGAGTGCTTCTGGTGAAACATAATCTATGGAACCAAACAACGCCACGATTGGGTCACTGAAATCTTCTACAGAGCTCAAATCAAAATCCATGATCTTCAACGTGGAATCTTCTTTTGTGTCTGTGAAGTGGCAATTCTCTAGCTTCAAGTTAGTATGTATGATGTCCTCCTTGTGaagagctttcaaccaaccagcGATCTGTCTAATGATAGCAGGCGCGTCAAAATCCAAGTACCGTACGTGCCCTATAATCATGTAAAACAGCTCACCACGAGAGCACAGCTCATGGACAAGGTGCATGCCATTCGCATCCTCATACACATAGTCCTCAGACAGCCTTCTGCTTTCAGTTGTGGACATCGCGCAGAAGCAACAGTAACTTGAATGGTTATTTGACTCAATAACCTAACAACTCAGGGAAACAAATACTGGTAAGAAGCCCGGCAGTAAACCGGTACAAATCAACCTGTTTCACACAAGAAATCAGAATGAAATAAGTTCAGCAATTGCCACAACTATTGTACTAAGCAAATGGAGATGGCATTCACCTGAATATTGCTACCAGATTCATATAATCTGTCGAATAAAAAAGTAAGCACTTCTACATGAATAGTAAAATGTTCAAGCAGGAAGTAACCAAAATTCTCAATGAAACAAGTAACTACTATGCTACTATTTACTATATACTCCGTAGGAAATATCATGAAGAATGGGTACTTTCTGGAACTAGAGCAcatgtgaattcgtcagtcacaTCAAAGTGATTTGATAATAAGACAAGCATTCCTTTTAATACTGATCCAGAAATCACAAACTAAATAAAACTGTAACAGCGAAGCTAAGAAATCACAAACTGCAACTGTCTTCAAAACATTCATTGACAAAAAAGTTTTTAATTGTAACTTCCAAGAGTAGAAGAATATAATACTTGTATATAGATGGCTCCAAAAAGATGTTTCAACACATAGAAGTGTACTAAAAAGCAAAATTTTCTAGATGAACTATGCTGAATCCCTAAAACTCAATTGCTGTTGTGATGCTTTGGATCTCTCATATCCCATATGCATTTCGCCTGTTAGGAGAAATATGCAACTCCTTCCTCCTGCGATTTCTCCGTTTACTTCtagttgacttttccttggcatttGTTTCTTCTTGTCCACTTGTCTGTTTGTCTCTCCCTGGTTCTTCAGAACTAGTGTCTTCCTCGGACCTAGATCTCTTGCCAGTCTTGACCTTCTTGCCCTCTGACCTTGTCTTGGCAGATGTTTCTTCATTACTTGTCAGCTTATCTTTCCTTGTTTTTTCAGAAATAGGACCTTCCCCAGACTTAGATTTCTTATGAGCTTTGACCTTCTTACCTTGTATCTTATGTCCTCCAAGGATTGCATCTTTGTTCTTCTTCTGATGATGAGTCACATGCCATTCATCCTCCCTATATGGTGCAAGCTTCTTTATAGAAACATACTGGTTCAAATCCCTATCATCTGCCTGCAGTATCTCGTAGGTGTTGAGGCCATAACTGTTCGGCTGAACTTGCCTATACTTGAACCGAGTTTTCAGATCTCCAATGGTGTCCTCATAGTCTAGCTTATAGTACTCGTCAAATTCCTTCTCAATCTCCAGTCTGTCCTTGAGAGAgatcttccttttccttttctcacCGGCCCCATCACCATCTGCAAGCTCCTTATTTttacttttcttcttcttctcgctaaTAGATTTGTCACCACTAGCAGCAGACCCTTCTTTAGCATCAAGAGCCCACTCTTCAGGTAGCCCAAGCAATTTGTCTTCCTTGTCAAAATCAGGTTTGTCATCCAAATCTTCCCCACTTCCAAACCCAGGATCAACCTCATCAGCACCATAGTACTTGTCATCAAACATCTCCCGCATTTTCTTGTCATAATCCTCTGGATCAAAATCCTCCTCCAGGTCATCTGCACCAAGCTTGCAGGCAGCACCCCCTTCAATTCCAGCAATCATCCGGATCTTCTCGAGCTTCTCAGCAATCTGTTTCTTCTTCAAATTCTTGAGATGCTTCAGCTCCTCTGCCTGCTCCTGCTTGGCTTTTGCATTCCGCTCCGCTTTGCTCTTCCGCTGCTTCTTCCTGCTGCTCTCCTTCTTCCTCACCGAGCCCTCAATATGGCGGGGATGTCCCATTACCCGACCAGTCACTAGCGCCTCTGAAGCTGCCATCTCCTCATGCCGGTAATTATAACCTTTGGTGCAATTTTTCATCTCATGCTCCTCCCACTTTTCAATCTCGGCCTCTTCCTTCTGTATATCATCTAAAGAGAAATTATGGCTCCCCGGTTCAAGGTATGGCCTATTGAGTATGTAATCCTTCAAGAACCTCTCGTTTTCATCGAGCTGCTCATCCTTCCCGAAAACCTCACCCACCAGCTCCTCTGTCCGcttctcatcttcatcctcttcgctcTCGCCACCATCTCCATCAGTCTGCTTCTCCGTGAACAAATCGTCCTCCTCGCCATCACCATCAGCGAATGCCTTCTTCTCTGCCTCAAAGAACTCCTTGAGCCCCTCCCTCTGCCGTTCGTCGTACCCAATCCTGTCGTACTTGCTGCCGCGGCCAGTCTGCGCAGCGAACTCCGGGCCCTCCTCGAGCAGGTGCTGGGCGTTCACGTCCTTGAGGTACAGTGGCCGCTCCTTCTTGGCCTTCCCCTCCTTGGGCTCCCCCTCTGCACcggcctcgtcctcgtcctcagacGAGGAGGAGTACACCTTCGCATTCTTCTGCAAGATGGCGCTGTCGCCGCTGCGGATGCGGGTGatgagctggagcatgcggcggtcgatgcggcgggaggcggtggcgacgtcctCGTCAGAAGACTCATCGTCTTCTTCGGCGTATTCCTCGTTGATCTGGATCTTCGAGTTGTCCTCAGCGGGCGCATCGCAGTCGTCCTCGGAGCCCGCGAGGATGTccaacgccttcttcttcttcccgtcCCCATTCATCTTCTCCGGCGACGCCTTCATTGCAGCCACGGCGgcgtcggtggcggtggcggtggcggaggcacGGCCCTTGCTAGGTTTTTGCAATCAGAAGCGAGATGGGCTGCGAGCCTGTGACTTCTATTTACGATCAATTTATAAGTTATGGCCCACCGAGTAACTTATTGGGCCCAACAAAGTCCGTTAAGGCCGAACTAGGTCAGGCAAGGCCCAGCCGATTTCGTCCGCACCTATAAAGCCACTCTCTGTAAACCCTAGCGAGCTCTCCatttgccgccgccgcctccgccccgaAACCGCCCCGCATCCCCTTGCTCGCTCGCCGCAGCCGCTCGGAACGATGGCTCCCACCAAGAAGGCGGTACGAACCCTAATCGATCCGCTCGCGCTGCTCTCCCCCACTCCCATTTCGAGCTGATCTGTTTCGTTTGATGCGGCGGTTTCTCACTGATTTTCGGTCGATGTGCGCTGCAGAAGAAGAGCACGGAGAACATCAACAACAAGCTGCAGCTCGTGATGAAGAGCGGCAAGTACACGCTCGGGTACAGGACCGTCCTCAAGACGCTGCGCAGCTCCAAGGGTACAGTTCTGCTCTCTGTTCGTACGCTTTAGTTTCTCACTGTTGATGTGATCCTTTAGGTCGGTTGACTGATTGAGTAGCTCAGGCGTTTTCTAGGTTGGCAGAGTGTATAATGGTTTAGAATTTGGACCCTATTTATTGCTTGAGATGTGATTAGCTTCTCGAACTGATTCTGCTTACAGATCTTGTGTTAACTCTGGCGCTTGTGCTAATGTTTCTTCTGTGGCCATGAATTAATGCTGGTAGTTTTTGTAGTGCAATACGAACTTCACGTAATGGTATAAATTGTAGTTTGTAATGCTGTCAATTTAATTCGTAGAATGTGACTGGTGTTCACCTCGATAGCTCTCTTTAGATGTGCCTTAGATTTGCATACAGCGCCACGTCTAGAACAAGCCACCTCTTGTTTAAGACTTCTCCATTCTCCATGTCTTCAATGCCTATTAGGTAATATAAATAGGAAGTTAAATATACTGTTTGTGTTGTGTGTTGAGTTAAATTTGCATCAGAAGTATTACGCCTTGCTCCGTTTTATGCTGTGATTTTTGCTCTAGAATTGTAGTATCGAGACCTAAGGTTGTTTAATTGCACTGAAGTTTACCTCCTTGGCTTGCTTTAAGGGTGCCTTGGTGATGAATACAGCGCCCTAGAAATGTGACATCCTCTTAATTAAGTTTCCAGTATATCTCGTGTATCTGGGGGCAATGGAAGGTTCAAATATTTATTGTTTGTTGATTGTAGTACTATTTATGTTTGTGTGTCTGCATATTTGGACTTGCATGCATTGTTGAGATTTTTTATTGTAGAATGGGACTGAGGTTTACCACTTTGGCTTGCTTAATGACATCCTTCTTGCACATTTTGAAGTTTATTTTTTCAGAAAAAAAGACACTATGAAGTTTTTAAATGATTTGGAAAGATGAAATTTGCTACCAACCTATGTTATTTCTATTGAGTTGTTGGATCTTTTTGCATTTTTGGAATTTTAGTTCGCAGTTATTCACCCTCTGTTGATGTTGTTTGCAATTTATAGATATAGGATTTTGAATAGTAGATTGGGACTGAAGTTTTGCTATTTGCTTCTTTTTGTCACCCTAGAGATGAGTGCAGCGCCCTGGAACAATGCCTCTATTATGGCTTATCCAATCCAATATCTTAATATCTGGTGTACAATATTTGCAAAAAATCACGTGCTGTTTTGTTTGAACTGGTATCATGACTTAACTTGTCCCTTCGAGAGCATTTTGCACATTCATATATAAATAGGGTTTTAGGGTAACTGCTATATTGATCATCTTTGGTCTTTCTGCATTTTATTCTGAAGTACTAATGCGAGAATTCTATATCTATGTTCAGGGAAGCTGATTATCCTCGCAAACAACTGCCCTCCACTTAGGAAGTCCGAGATAGAGTACtacgccatgttggcaaaaattagCGTGCACCATTTCCATGGAAGTAAGATAATTCCATCCTTTCTGAACCTTCTTTGCATGGCTTCACTATTCCAGCAACAGGTGCATAATTTAGGGGTACACTTCAGTAATATGCCTTTTGCCTTTCAGACAATGTTGATCTTGGAACTGCCTGTGGAAAGTACTACCGGGTGGGCTGTCTCAGCATCATTGATCCTGGTTCGTTAACATACAAATTTCTTCCAATTTGTTTTATACGTGCACTCTTTAACTTGTACTGATCTATTACGCTAAACCTTCAGGTGACTCTGACAtcatcaacaccaccaccaccactgcccaGTGAAGAAGAGAGAGCTCTCCACCTGTTCAGTTGATCTAGGGTCCGGTTGTGCTCTCTAGGCCGACCTCTTGTTATCTTTGCTCATGTACTTTTTTGTGATGCTGAATTGGAGCTGTCCTACAGATAATACTTCATATGGTTGTTTTTCAAGAAGTTCATGTGATATTGTTTGCTGATCTGTTCCATTTCCATAGATCTGCCAGTATGTCTTATTTGGTTCTGTGGTACGATAGTGGAAGCTCTTTCTGTTTCT contains:
- the LOC124663466 gene encoding protein KRI1 homolog encodes the protein MKASPEKMNGDGKKKKALDILAGSEDDCDAPAEDNSKIQINEEYAEEDDESSDEDVATASRRIDRRMLQLITRIRSGDSAILQKNAKVYSSSSEDEDEAGAEGEPKEGKAKKERPLYLKDVNAQHLLEEGPEFAAQTGRGSKYDRIGYDERQREGLKEFFEAEKKAFADGDGEEDDLFTEKQTDGDGGESEEDEDEKRTEELVGEVFGKDEQLDENERFLKDYILNRPYLEPGSHNFSLDDIQKEEAEIEKWEEHEMKNCTKGYNYRHEEMAASEALVTGRVMGHPRHIEGSVRKKESSRKKQRKSKAERNAKAKQEQAEELKHLKNLKKKQIAEKLEKIRMIAGIEGGAACKLGADDLEEDFDPEDYDKKMREMFDDKYYGADEVDPGFGSGEDLDDKPDFDKEDKLLGLPEEWALDAKEGSAASGDKSISEKKKKSKNKELADGDGAGEKRKRKISLKDRLEIEKEFDEYYKLDYEDTIGDLKTRFKYRQVQPNSYGLNTYEILQADDRDLNQYVSIKKLAPYREDEWHVTHHQKKNKDAILGGHKIQGKKVKAHKKSKSGEGPISEKTRKDKLTSNEETSAKTRSEGKKVKTGKRSRSEEDTSSEEPGRDKQTSGQEETNAKEKSTRSKRRNRRRKELHISPNRRNAYGI
- the LOC124661052 gene encoding 60S ribosomal protein L30, which translates into the protein MAPTKKAKKSTENINNKLQLVMKSGKYTLGYRTVLKTLRSSKGKLIILANNCPPLRKSEIEYYAMLAKISVHHFHGNNVDLGTACGKYYRVGCLSIIDPGDSDIINTTTTTAQ